A window of Syngnathoides biaculeatus isolate LvHL_M chromosome 9, ASM1980259v1, whole genome shotgun sequence contains these coding sequences:
- the fgf8b gene encoding fibroblast growth factor 8b, with product MNQFLNYYKMRLRASRLCYLLLQLTAVCFYAQNTVQSPPNFKHHVTEQSRLSDRMSRRLTRTYQLYSRTSGKHVQVLSNKRINANGDDGAAHAKLEVETDSFGSRVRIRGVKSGYYICMNKRGKLIGKKKGRGKDCIFTEIVLENNYTALQNAKYEGWYMAFTRKGRPRKASKTKQHQREAHFMKRLPRGHLLSERRAFDVLPLSVLPLSKRTKHSHQQRSVGR from the exons ATGaatcaatttttaaattacTACAAGATGAGGCTGAGAGCATCGAGGCTATGTTATCT ATTACTCCAGTTGACAGCAGTTTGTTTTTACGCACAG AACACAGTGCAGTCTCCTCCTAATTTCAAGCACCATGTCACCGAGCAGAGTCGGCTCTCGGACCGGATGAGCCGCCGCTTGACTCGAACCTACCAACTGTACAGCCGAACCAGCGGGAAGCACGTCCAGGTTCTGTCCAACAAGAGAATCAACGCCAACGGAGACGACGGAGCGGCGCACG CTAAACTCGAGGTGGAGACGGACTCTTTTGGGAGTCGTGTGCGGATCAGAGGTGTGAAGAGTGGATACTACATTTGCATGAATAAGCGAGGAAAGCTGATTGGGAAG aAGAAAGGAAGAGGAAAAGATTGCATCTTTACTGAGATTGTCCTGGAAAATAACTACACAGCGCTCCAAAATGCCAAATATGAGGGCTGGTACATGGCTTTCACACGCAAGGGCCGTCCAAGGAAGGCCTCAAAGACCAAGCAGCACCAGAGAGAGGCCCACTTCATGAAGCGGCTACCTAGGGGGCACTTGCTGAGTGAGAGAAGAGCATTTGATGTTCTTCCGCTCTCTGTTCTTCCTTTAAGCAAGCGGACTAAACATTCCCATCAGCAGCGCTCAGTGGGCCGCTGA
- the dpcd gene encoding protein DPCD isoform X2 — protein sequence MAVQSWIDNLKSAKKTALIHDGKRKVHYLFADGKEMAEEYDLITDELVVRKWRLKSTLGAVGQWQVEVGEPLIGPATSLDAEMLKENCSNPVFVRKDTKSSFQWRIRNLPHPKDVFNVSAHPPERCIVIKTSNKKYYKKFGIPDLDRSQLPLDSAALSFTHANNTLIVSYKKPKEILNVEQELMKELKKLKGTSEGDIDCKTQ from the exons ATGGCTGTGCAAAGCTGGATCGACAACCTAAAATCGGCAAAGAAGACTGCTTTGATTCACGATG GGAAAAGGAAGGTCCACTACCTCTTTGCCGATGGAAAAGAAATGGCAGAAGAGTATGACTTGATAACAGATGAACTCGTTG TACGGAAGTGGCGTCTCAAAAGCACACTCGGAGCGGTGGGTCAATGGCAGGTCGAAGTTGGGGAGCCACTGATTGGTCCTGCCACCTCTTTGGATGCTGAGATGCTAAAAGAGAACTGCTCCAAT CCTGTGTTTGTACGTAAAGATACAAAGAGCAGTTTTCAATGGAGAATCCGGAACCTTCCCCACCCGAAAGATGTCTTTAATGTTTCAGCGCATCCACCTGAAAGATGTATTGTCATTAaaacttcaaacaaaaa GTATTACAAGAAATTTGGTATTCCTGATCTGGATCGCAGTCAACTTCCACTGGACAGCGCTGCTTTAAGTTTCACTCATGCAAACAACACTTTGATAGTCAGT TACAAGAAACCCAAAGAGATTTTAAATGTTGAGCAGGAGTTGATGAAGGAGCTGAAGAAGCTAAAGGGGACGAGTGAAGGGGACATTGACTGCAAAACTCAGTGA
- the dpcd gene encoding protein DPCD isoform X1 — MIKVSYRGYGLIPEVSLHKTNMAVQSWIDNLKSAKKTALIHDGKRKVHYLFADGKEMAEEYDLITDELVVRKWRLKSTLGAVGQWQVEVGEPLIGPATSLDAEMLKENCSNPVFVRKDTKSSFQWRIRNLPHPKDVFNVSAHPPERCIVIKTSNKKYYKKFGIPDLDRSQLPLDSAALSFTHANNTLIVSYKKPKEILNVEQELMKELKKLKGTSEGDIDCKTQ; from the exons tGAGTTACCGTGGTTACGGTTTGATTCCGGAAGTTTCTCTGCACAAGACAAACATGGCTGTGCAAAGCTGGATCGACAACCTAAAATCGGCAAAGAAGACTGCTTTGATTCACGATG GGAAAAGGAAGGTCCACTACCTCTTTGCCGATGGAAAAGAAATGGCAGAAGAGTATGACTTGATAACAGATGAACTCGTTG TACGGAAGTGGCGTCTCAAAAGCACACTCGGAGCGGTGGGTCAATGGCAGGTCGAAGTTGGGGAGCCACTGATTGGTCCTGCCACCTCTTTGGATGCTGAGATGCTAAAAGAGAACTGCTCCAAT CCTGTGTTTGTACGTAAAGATACAAAGAGCAGTTTTCAATGGAGAATCCGGAACCTTCCCCACCCGAAAGATGTCTTTAATGTTTCAGCGCATCCACCTGAAAGATGTATTGTCATTAaaacttcaaacaaaaa GTATTACAAGAAATTTGGTATTCCTGATCTGGATCGCAGTCAACTTCCACTGGACAGCGCTGCTTTAAGTTTCACTCATGCAAACAACACTTTGATAGTCAGT TACAAGAAACCCAAAGAGATTTTAAATGTTGAGCAGGAGTTGATGAAGGAGCTGAAGAAGCTAAAGGGGACGAGTGAAGGGGACATTGACTGCAAAACTCAGTGA